The DNA window AGGCCGCCTCGTCCTTGTTCGCGGCCGAGCCGCGCTCGCGCTTACGCACGCGGCGGGTGGCGGGCTTGTCCATCGCGCATCTCCTCCGGTCGAGGTCGGCGCGCCCGGCGGCCCGGCCGTCCGGCAAGGGTCGTGCTCGCGGCGGCGGCGCGCCGTTAACGATCGTACGCGAAGCGGGCTAGGAGTCGTTCCAGTGACCCGCGCCCTGTCAGATGCTCGCGCAGCCATCGCTGCTCGTCGGTCGCGCTCGGCTTGTCGTCGTGGCGGTAGATGACGCCCAGGGCGAAGCGGTCGGCTTCGCACGCGAGCGCGAACGCGCGCGCCCGGTCGGTCGGGTCGTAGTCGTCGGGCAGCGCGTAGGTGCGCTCCTTGTAGAACCCGTCGGTCTGGTGCTGATTGAACGTGGGGCAGGGCGAGAAGGTGTCCACGAGAGCGAACCCGCGATGCTCGATGGCCGCCGCGATGAGGTTGGCGAGCTGGTTGGGCTGGTAGGAGAAGCCGCGCGCCACGAAGGACACGTCCCAGGCGATCGCTTGCGCGATCGGGTCGATCGGCTCCTCCGCCATGCCGTACGGGGTCGTGCGCCACCGCTTGGGGTCGATCTCGGCGTTCGCGGAGACGAGCGGGAGCGTGGAGGTAGGCGACACCTGGCCCTTGGTGAGACCGTAGGTGCTGTTGTTCATCACGAGGTACGTGATGTCCGGGTTGCGTCGCGCGCAGTGCGGCAGGTGGCCGCCACCGATGGAGTAGCCGTCGCCGTCGCCGCCCACGGCGATGACGTGGAGGTCCGGCCTGGCCATCTTAACCCCGGTGGCGGTGGGCAGGGCGCGCCCATGCACGCCGTGGAACCCGTAGGTCGCCACGAAGCCCGGCAGACGCGATGAGCAGCCGATGCCGGAGACGATCACGGTCTGCTCCGGATCGAGCCCGCACATGCTCAGGGCCTTGTAGAGCGCGCTCAGCACGCCGAAGTCGCCGCAACCCGGACACCAGATCGGGTGCAGATCGCTTTTGTAGTCCTTCGGGGCCAGCGCCCCGGTCCGTGAGGCCGTCATGCGGATCCCCCTTGCGCGTTGGCGGCGGCCTGCCGACAGCCTGCCGCGCGCGTGATGGCCAGGTACACCTCGTTGGCGAGGAACGGGACACCCTCATCCTTGGTCAGCCCCGCCGCGTCCACGCGCGCCTGGCTCCGCAGCCATCCGGCAAGCTGCCCGGAGTAATTGAGCTCCGGCACCAGGAGGGAGCGGCAGCGATCCGCGAACGCCTGGATGCGCGCGACCGGCAGAGGGTTCAGCAGGCGCAGGTGCAGGTGCGCCACGCGGAACCCTTCGGCACGCGCGCGCTCCGTCGCCTCGCGGATGACCCCCTCGGTCGATCCGAACGCGATGATCCCGACCTCGACCT is part of the Chthonomonadales bacterium genome and encodes:
- a CDS encoding 2-oxoacid:ferredoxin oxidoreductase subunit beta, encoding MTASRTGALAPKDYKSDLHPIWCPGCGDFGVLSALYKALSMCGLDPEQTVIVSGIGCSSRLPGFVATYGFHGVHGRALPTATGVKMARPDLHVIAVGGDGDGYSIGGGHLPHCARRNPDITYLVMNNSTYGLTKGQVSPTSTLPLVSANAEIDPKRWRTTPYGMAEEPIDPIAQAIAWDVSFVARGFSYQPNQLANLIAAAIEHRGFALVDTFSPCPTFNQHQTDGFYKERTYALPDDYDPTDRARAFALACEADRFALGVIYRHDDKPSATDEQRWLREHLTGRGSLERLLARFAYDR